The following are encoded in a window of Paludisphaera rhizosphaerae genomic DNA:
- a CDS encoding ABC-2 transporter permease yields the protein MMIAPFIKREFAASVERASLFRDRLAAAALAGAAVVGCLGLWDWMGWDRLSVSGAARFAHTAFAVVAFVQMCVAFGFTSSLAAAIASERDRKSLDSLLATRFTSLEVVVGVMAAHLLRTANATLATFPVVVLLVYFGGVDPRLAWLSMLAAASTALGVAGLCLVASVESRTTVRATFAAGWWIYVWYALPMTFLIIRPLVLPPLPPWMTAPLLWALDGSPFGLATSLLGAFPRPWGFAEGVFRMAAIQVVLAVAATAWATYRLRPASRELNDAEGRAGALKSLRAANRWTPPRRPCGDDPIFWSEQFARGPRGRAQHLSNRLMQWLGTTVCAVGVWWFAGPAFAELLSRGYGPSTEAYYIPEENPLTRVIAERLVVGTISPPGPGRARLEFNLAIRQFTSLLVLAFSVGLVGAAAESINRERLRDTWLGLLATPLTGREIVRGKSRGALWRTREAVYWLMTLWLLGLASGAIHPLGFLAGLVWLGISYPLYSSLGVTAGLNAEKAKWPLDPAGWPRALAAIAGVTLLTSVIPPILAMAPLFTWEEVAAVTQGGAVPWLKRTPLAPWVGSRSVAVAWLVATAAIAACTVAFHASLTGSFDAVVGRPHRSGKGDDTPNSCADRIPVHAKIPAGLPSAMIWTGEVLADDSDSASLVSDCDGPHAGDGGRLRVDRRA from the coding sequence ATGATGATCGCCCCATTCATCAAGCGTGAGTTCGCGGCCTCGGTTGAGCGTGCGTCGCTGTTCCGCGATCGGCTGGCGGCGGCCGCGTTGGCCGGCGCGGCGGTGGTCGGCTGTCTGGGACTGTGGGACTGGATGGGCTGGGATCGTCTGAGCGTGAGCGGTGCGGCGCGATTCGCGCACACGGCGTTCGCAGTGGTGGCTTTCGTGCAGATGTGCGTCGCGTTCGGGTTCACGTCGTCGCTGGCGGCGGCGATCGCCTCGGAGCGCGACCGGAAGTCGCTGGATTCTCTGCTGGCGACGCGGTTCACCAGCCTCGAAGTCGTCGTGGGCGTCATGGCCGCTCATCTCTTGCGGACGGCGAACGCGACGCTGGCCACGTTCCCCGTGGTGGTCTTGCTCGTTTACTTCGGCGGAGTCGACCCGAGACTTGCCTGGCTTTCGATGCTCGCTGCGGCGTCGACGGCGCTGGGGGTCGCGGGACTCTGCCTCGTCGCTTCGGTCGAGTCGAGGACGACCGTTCGGGCGACGTTCGCGGCGGGCTGGTGGATCTATGTCTGGTACGCCCTGCCGATGACGTTCCTGATAATTCGTCCCCTCGTCTTACCTCCGTTGCCGCCGTGGATGACAGCGCCGCTTCTCTGGGCCCTCGATGGCTCGCCGTTCGGCCTGGCGACGAGCCTGCTGGGGGCGTTCCCCCGACCCTGGGGGTTCGCTGAGGGGGTCTTCCGAATGGCGGCAATTCAGGTCGTCCTGGCGGTCGCCGCGACGGCCTGGGCGACCTATCGTCTGCGGCCGGCCTCGCGTGAGTTGAACGACGCCGAGGGGCGAGCGGGCGCCCTGAAATCGCTCCGCGCGGCCAACCGCTGGACCCCGCCGCGTCGCCCCTGCGGCGACGACCCGATCTTTTGGAGCGAGCAGTTTGCTCGCGGACCGAGGGGGCGCGCACAGCATCTCTCGAACAGGCTCATGCAGTGGTTGGGGACGACGGTGTGCGCGGTCGGCGTTTGGTGGTTCGCCGGGCCGGCCTTCGCCGAACTGCTCTCACGAGGCTATGGGCCGTCGACCGAGGCCTATTACATCCCCGAGGAAAACCCGCTGACGCGCGTGATCGCCGAGCGGCTCGTCGTGGGGACGATCTCACCCCCGGGACCGGGTCGAGCCCGGCTCGAATTTAATCTGGCGATCCGGCAGTTCACGTCGCTGCTCGTCCTGGCGTTCTCGGTGGGGCTCGTCGGGGCCGCTGCCGAGTCGATCAACCGCGAACGTCTCCGCGACACCTGGCTCGGGCTGCTGGCCACTCCGCTGACAGGCCGCGAGATCGTCCGCGGCAAGTCACGCGGTGCTCTCTGGAGGACTCGGGAGGCCGTTTACTGGCTGATGACGCTCTGGCTTCTGGGGCTGGCTTCCGGGGCGATTCACCCGCTTGGGTTCCTGGCCGGACTTGTCTGGCTGGGGATTTCCTATCCGCTCTACAGTTCGCTGGGCGTCACCGCTGGGCTCAATGCCGAGAAGGCGAAGTGGCCCCTCGATCCCGCCGGCTGGCCCCGCGCGCTTGCGGCCATCGCCGGAGTCACCCTGCTGACATCGGTCATTCCTCCGATCCTGGCCATGGCTCCCCTCTTCACCTGGGAGGAGGTTGCCGCAGTCACTCAGGGCGGTGCGGTTCCCTGGCTCAAGCGGACGCCGTTGGCCCCCTGGGTCGGCTCGCGGAGCGTCGCCGTCGCCTGGCTGGTCGCGACGGCCGCCATCGCGGCATGCACGGTCGCGTTTCACGCCTCGTTGACCGGCTCCTTTGACGCCGTGGTCGGCCGCCCTCACCGGTCGGGCAAAGGGGACGATACACCGAATTCCTGCGCAGACAGGATTCCGGTCCACGCTAAGATCCCCGCCGGGCTGCCCTCTGCGATGATTTGGACCGGTGAGGTTCTCGCGGATGATTCCGACTCGGCGTCTCTTGTGTCTGACTGCGACGGCCCTCACGCTGGCGACGGTGGGAGGCTGCGCGTCGATCGTCGTGCATGA
- a CDS encoding DMT family transporter, which yields MSDSSKTWAGVVCGIAAGALWGLVFLAPELVRDFTPLQIASARYLAYGAISAALVAPRWRALTESLGGPHWRGLFRLSFLGNVLYYVLLANAVQLGGMAMASLVVGMLPVTVTLIGSRDPGAAPLRRLAPSLLLGAAGVACIAGQSLGGDDTGTQSTRLVGLLCAVGALVAWTAYAVENARWLARLDHVSAYDWNLLAGLTTGALALLLVVPAWTLGGRSHAPAAWLRFMGVASGLAIFASIVGNALWNRMSRLLPLTMVGQMILFETLFALVYAFLWEWRLPTAAEGLAMILVTASVLSCVSAHHSPDVEKAEAASAHF from the coding sequence GTGTCGGATTCGAGCAAAACGTGGGCTGGGGTGGTCTGCGGCATCGCCGCTGGGGCGCTTTGGGGCCTGGTCTTCCTTGCGCCGGAATTGGTCCGCGATTTCACCCCGCTCCAGATCGCGTCGGCCCGCTATTTGGCTTACGGGGCGATCTCCGCGGCTCTCGTCGCCCCCCGTTGGCGCGCGCTGACCGAGTCGCTCGGAGGCCCCCATTGGCGGGGGCTCTTCCGGCTCAGTTTTCTCGGCAACGTGCTTTACTACGTCCTGCTCGCCAACGCCGTTCAACTCGGCGGGATGGCGATGGCCTCGTTGGTGGTCGGGATGCTGCCGGTGACGGTCACGCTGATCGGCAGTCGCGACCCCGGCGCGGCCCCGCTGCGTCGGCTGGCTCCATCGCTATTGCTGGGCGCCGCCGGGGTCGCGTGCATCGCCGGGCAGTCGCTCGGCGGCGACGACACTGGGACGCAATCGACGCGGTTGGTGGGGCTCCTCTGCGCCGTCGGCGCACTCGTCGCATGGACGGCCTATGCGGTGGAGAACGCCCGCTGGCTTGCGCGACTCGACCACGTTTCCGCCTATGATTGGAACCTGCTCGCGGGTTTGACGACGGGGGCGTTGGCCCTGCTCCTGGTCGTCCCCGCCTGGACGTTGGGAGGCCGTTCGCACGCCCCTGCCGCCTGGTTGCGGTTTATGGGGGTGGCGTCCGGCCTGGCGATCTTTGCGTCGATCGTCGGCAACGCCCTGTGGAACCGGATGAGCCGGCTGCTTCCTCTGACGATGGTCGGCCAGATGATCCTCTTTGAGACGCTCTTCGCGCTGGTCTACGCCTTCCTGTGGGAATGGCGGCTCCCGACGGCCGCCGAAGGCCTGGCAATGATCCTGGTGACGGCCAGCGTCCTCTCCTGCGTCTCCGCCCACCACTCGCCCGACGTCGAGAAGGCCGAGGCCGCCTCCGCCCATTTCTAA
- a CDS encoding trypsin-like peptidase domain-containing protein — MSDYDSTDEGYGYDAPPPRPTTPPVRRGFVMILGLLSLAVLAVYGVPIIAERAGRAWETGRAEAASAALAKLDEQGAVSQASRLFRLATTAISPAVVNVRSFRGSPGVGRHGLPLGAPGRGEGIRSELGSGVVIDAANGYIVTNNHVIQDADQIVVRLGPRDDLPARLVGADPKTDLAVLQVKTELKTAAQWGDSNKLDIGDWVLAIGSPLGFDHSVTAGIVSATERNDLRIAEYESFIQTDAAINPGNSGGPLVDLSGKIVGINTAIITQSGGYEGIGLAIPSALAKRIVDALIKDGKVTRGFLGVAMQPLDAETSKVLKFPKGTDGVAVAGVLPDGPAARAELKQGDVIVSLDGRPVHDSIGLRYIAADLGAGIAVPLVYYREGVERTATVTLTESPTNPEIAPLGFRVKESNVTGPDGKSRPIVEVERVVASGPAYNAGLRPGMWIVAVEQNRVDSLLQFLSVIRGYDLERRLPLVVFTPDGRIAPIPIVGPKAEPPNIPMP, encoded by the coding sequence ATGTCCGACTACGATTCAACCGACGAGGGGTACGGATACGACGCGCCGCCGCCGAGGCCGACGACGCCGCCGGTCCGTCGCGGGTTCGTCATGATCCTGGGGCTGTTGTCGTTGGCCGTACTGGCCGTCTACGGCGTGCCGATCATCGCCGAGCGGGCCGGTCGAGCCTGGGAGACCGGTCGGGCGGAAGCGGCGTCAGCGGCGCTCGCGAAACTGGACGAGCAAGGGGCGGTGAGCCAGGCGTCGCGGCTCTTTCGGCTGGCGACGACGGCCATCTCCCCGGCGGTCGTCAACGTCCGCTCGTTCCGGGGCAGCCCGGGAGTCGGCCGTCACGGCCTGCCCCTGGGAGCGCCAGGGCGAGGGGAAGGCATCCGCAGCGAGCTAGGCTCAGGCGTGGTGATCGACGCGGCCAACGGGTACATCGTCACCAACAACCACGTCATCCAGGACGCCGATCAGATCGTCGTCCGCCTCGGCCCTCGCGACGACCTCCCGGCGCGGCTCGTCGGCGCTGACCCGAAGACCGACCTGGCCGTGCTTCAGGTTAAGACCGAGCTGAAAACGGCCGCCCAGTGGGGCGACTCGAACAAGCTGGACATCGGCGACTGGGTTCTGGCGATCGGCAGCCCGTTGGGTTTCGACCACTCGGTCACGGCTGGGATCGTCTCGGCGACCGAGCGCAACGACCTGCGGATCGCTGAGTACGAGTCGTTCATCCAGACCGACGCCGCGATCAACCCGGGAAATTCGGGCGGTCCGCTGGTCGACCTCTCGGGCAAGATCGTCGGCATCAACACGGCGATCATCACCCAGTCCGGCGGTTATGAAGGGATCGGCCTGGCGATTCCCTCGGCCCTGGCGAAGCGGATCGTCGACGCGCTCATCAAGGACGGCAAGGTGACGCGAGGGTTCCTCGGAGTGGCGATGCAGCCGCTCGACGCCGAGACGTCCAAGGTGCTGAAGTTCCCCAAGGGGACCGACGGCGTGGCCGTCGCCGGCGTCCTGCCCGACGGCCCGGCGGCGAGGGCCGAGTTGAAGCAGGGCGACGTCATCGTCTCGCTCGACGGCCGCCCCGTCCACGACTCGATCGGGCTCCGCTATATCGCCGCTGATCTGGGCGCGGGGATCGCCGTGCCGCTGGTCTACTACCGCGAGGGCGTCGAACGCACGGCGACCGTCACGCTGACCGAGAGCCCCACGAACCCGGAGATCGCCCCGCTGGGTTTCCGCGTCAAGGAGTCGAACGTCACGGGGCCCGACGGCAAGAGCCGGCCCATTGTTGAGGTCGAGCGCGTCGTCGCCTCCGGGCCTGCCTACAACGCCGGCCTGCGGCCCGGGATGTGGATTGTCGCCGTCGAACAGAACCGGGTCGATTCGCTGCTCCAGTTCCTGAGCGTAATTCGCGGGTACGACCTCGAACGGCGGCTCCCCCTGGTCGTCTTCACTCCAGACGGCCGCATCGCTCCCATTCCGATCGTTGGCCCGAAGGCCGAGCCCCCGAACATCCCGATGCCGTGA